One genomic region from Streptomyces sp. NBC_00457 encodes:
- a CDS encoding sugar phosphate isomerase/epimerase family protein, protein MKLALDPQMFYSTHSVLELPDLVARAGYSWMELSPKDDFIPFFRHPRADDATVAKLRRRAADAGIGIASVLPVLRWSGPGEEERQAAVRAWKRAIQITVDLGVTTMNSEFNGRPEGAEFAESQFLRSLEELMPVFEREGVKLVLEPHPDDFIEDGHAAVNMVRGLNRDWISFLYCTPHTFHQGDDATGIITAAAEKVTYVHLADTLDHTASGGLRYIVNPPGSTVRVHQHAEMGRGEVDFDEVFAALASVGFDGVVSSCVFGWEEHAEDISVRQREKATALIDKHFGASTLGCGR, encoded by the coding sequence ATGAAGCTCGCCCTTGATCCACAGATGTTCTACTCGACTCACTCGGTGCTGGAGCTGCCTGACCTGGTGGCGCGTGCCGGTTACTCCTGGATGGAGCTCTCGCCCAAGGACGACTTCATCCCCTTCTTCCGCCACCCGCGCGCCGACGACGCCACCGTGGCCAAGCTGCGCAGGCGCGCCGCCGATGCCGGGATCGGCATCGCCTCGGTGCTGCCGGTGCTGCGCTGGTCCGGCCCTGGGGAGGAGGAGCGCCAGGCGGCGGTGCGCGCGTGGAAGCGGGCCATCCAGATCACCGTCGACCTGGGCGTCACCACCATGAATTCCGAGTTCAACGGCCGCCCCGAAGGCGCCGAGTTCGCCGAGAGCCAGTTCCTGCGCTCCCTGGAAGAGCTGATGCCGGTGTTCGAGCGCGAAGGCGTCAAGCTGGTGCTCGAACCGCATCCGGACGACTTCATCGAGGACGGCCACGCCGCGGTGAACATGGTGCGCGGCCTCAACCGGGACTGGATCTCGTTCCTCTACTGCACCCCGCACACCTTCCACCAAGGCGACGACGCCACCGGCATCATCACCGCCGCGGCCGAGAAGGTCACCTACGTGCACCTCGCCGACACCCTGGACCACACCGCCTCGGGCGGGCTGCGCTACATCGTCAACCCGCCCGGCTCGACCGTGCGTGTGCACCAGCACGCCGAGATGGGCCGGGGAGAGGTCGACTTCGACGAGGTCTTCGCGGCGCTCGCCTCGGTCGGCTTCGACGGGGTGGTCTCCTCCTGCGTGTTCGGCTGGGAGGAGCACGCCGAGGACATCAGCGTCCGCCAACGTGAGAAGGCCACCGCCCTGATCGACAAGCACTTCGGCGCGAGCACGCTCGGCTGCGGGCGCTGA
- a CDS encoding sugar phosphate isomerase/epimerase family protein, with product MALKLGAYTACLHDRTLTEALDILKENGLTSVEVNTGGFIPAPHCPVDLLLSSATAREEYLATFADRGMELTGLNCNGNPLNPLPGVGPKHADDLRRTIRLAGLLGVKHVVTMSGTPGSDPDAKYPSWVVNPWDGVYMDVLDYQWGVAVAFWKEIDALARENDVRVAVEMHPHNVVFSPVTLKRLVDEGGLTNVGAEMDPSHLMWQGMDVIASIKWLGPLVFHAAAKDATLCPGADIRGVLDTSFTRVPADAPSKVPTGYGFWCNAWPENPAWKFVAVGLGNDVPFWTEFLRALAEIDPEMAVNIEHEDAAYSQTEGLALAAKNLNGAAAAL from the coding sequence ATGGCTCTCAAGCTCGGCGCCTACACCGCCTGTCTGCACGACCGCACCCTCACCGAAGCCCTCGACATCCTCAAGGAGAACGGCCTGACCTCGGTCGAGGTCAACACCGGCGGCTTCATCCCCGCCCCGCACTGCCCGGTCGACCTGCTGCTGTCCTCGGCCACGGCGCGCGAGGAGTACCTGGCGACGTTCGCCGACCGCGGGATGGAACTGACGGGGCTGAACTGCAACGGCAACCCGCTCAACCCGCTCCCGGGGGTCGGCCCCAAGCACGCCGACGACCTGCGCCGCACCATCCGCCTCGCGGGTCTGCTGGGCGTGAAGCATGTCGTCACCATGTCCGGTACGCCCGGCTCGGACCCGGACGCCAAGTACCCCTCCTGGGTGGTGAATCCGTGGGACGGCGTCTACATGGACGTCCTGGACTACCAGTGGGGTGTGGCCGTCGCGTTCTGGAAGGAGATCGACGCGCTGGCGCGGGAGAACGACGTCCGGGTCGCCGTCGAGATGCACCCGCACAACGTCGTCTTCTCGCCGGTGACTTTGAAGCGGCTGGTCGACGAGGGCGGCCTGACGAACGTCGGCGCGGAGATGGACCCCTCGCACCTGATGTGGCAGGGCATGGACGTCATCGCCTCCATCAAGTGGCTGGGCCCGCTGGTGTTCCACGCCGCCGCGAAGGACGCGACGCTCTGCCCGGGCGCCGACATCCGCGGCGTACTGGACACGTCGTTCACGCGCGTGCCCGCGGACGCGCCCAGCAAGGTGCCCACGGGCTACGGCTTCTGGTGCAACGCCTGGCCGGAGAACCCGGCGTGGAAGTTCGTCGCTGTCGGTCTCGGAAACGACGTGCCGTTCTGGACCGAGTTCCTGCGCGCCCTCGCCGAGATCGACCCGGAGATGGCCGTGAACATCGAGCACGAGGACGCCGCGTACTCGCAGACCGAGGGGCTCGCGCTGGCCGCGAAGAACCTGAACGGTGCTGCGGCCGCTCTCTGA
- a CDS encoding MFS transporter, protein MSLSALRHALRAPAEGAVKRHSGHSARRHGAGFWLIASAFVTAMAFSTVPTPLYPLYQARDGFSTFTVTIVFAVYAVGVLISLLLTGHVSDWLGRRKVLITALTLELVAAALFLTDQSVPVLLVARLITGLGVGMLTAAATAHLHELHSAHRPSASSQRFEIVSTAANIGGLGFGPLVAGLLAQYLDAPLRLPYLVFGALLLISIVAVALTPETVEKRPVRPAYRPQRVSADHGDPAGYLAAAAAGFASFAVFGLFTSLAPQFVGDTLHHPSRALAGLTVFAVFGAAAAAQTLTSRLDAKVRSNLGLFAQAAGMAALAVGMQTASLPVFLVAGIVAGSGAGVLFKSAVGTVVAMATPAKRGEALAGLFLISYLGLALPAIGLGIATRYTTVTTAMTWFTGALLALLTTAAVLARRTGPRPRG, encoded by the coding sequence ATGTCGTTGTCCGCACTCCGGCACGCTCTCCGGGCACCTGCCGAGGGCGCAGTCAAGCGGCACTCGGGGCACTCGGCCCGCAGGCACGGTGCCGGATTCTGGCTGATCGCCTCGGCGTTCGTCACGGCCATGGCGTTCTCCACCGTCCCGACACCGCTGTACCCCCTGTACCAGGCACGAGACGGCTTCTCCACGTTCACGGTCACGATCGTCTTCGCCGTCTACGCCGTCGGCGTACTGATCAGTCTGCTGCTGACCGGACACGTCTCGGACTGGCTCGGCCGACGAAAAGTCCTGATCACGGCGCTGACGCTCGAACTGGTCGCCGCCGCGCTGTTCCTCACCGATCAGTCTGTGCCGGTCCTCCTCGTCGCCAGGCTGATCACCGGTCTCGGTGTCGGCATGCTCACCGCGGCCGCCACCGCGCACCTGCACGAACTGCACAGCGCGCACCGGCCCAGCGCCTCGTCGCAACGGTTCGAGATCGTCTCCACCGCGGCCAACATCGGCGGCCTCGGCTTCGGCCCGCTCGTCGCCGGCCTCCTCGCCCAGTACCTCGACGCGCCCCTGCGCCTGCCCTACCTGGTCTTCGGCGCCCTGCTGCTGATCAGCATCGTCGCGGTCGCGCTCACCCCCGAGACGGTCGAGAAGCGGCCGGTCAGGCCGGCGTACCGCCCGCAGCGCGTCAGCGCCGACCACGGCGACCCGGCCGGATACCTGGCCGCCGCAGCCGCGGGCTTCGCGTCCTTCGCGGTCTTCGGCCTGTTCACCTCGCTGGCCCCCCAGTTCGTCGGCGACACCCTGCACCACCCGTCCCGCGCACTGGCCGGGCTGACCGTGTTCGCCGTGTTCGGTGCCGCGGCGGCGGCGCAGACGCTCACCAGCCGGCTCGACGCCAAGGTACGCAGCAACCTCGGCCTGTTCGCCCAGGCCGCCGGGATGGCCGCTCTCGCCGTCGGCATGCAGACCGCCAGCCTCCCCGTGTTCCTGGTGGCCGGCATCGTGGCCGGCAGCGGCGCCGGAGTGCTGTTCAAGTCCGCGGTCGGCACCGTCGTCGCCATGGCCACCCCGGCCAAACGCGGCGAAGCCCTCGCCGGGCTCTTCCTCATCTCCTACCTCGGCCTCGCCCTGCCCGCGATCGGCCTCGGCATCGCCACCCGCTACACCACCGTGACCACCGCGATGACGTGGTTCACCGGCGCCCTGCTCGCCCTGCTCACCACGGCCGCTGTACTCGCCCGCCGCACCGGCCCTCGCCCTCGCGGGTGA